The Listeria welshimeri serovar 6b str. SLCC5334 genome has a window encoding:
- a CDS encoding PTS system mannose/fructose/sorbose family transporter subunit IID, translating into MAEKIELTKRDRLRVAWRSTFIQGSWNYERMQNGGWAFSMIPAIKKLYKSKEDRSAALKRHLEFFNTHPYIASPILGVTLALEEERANGAEVDDVAIQGVKVGMMGPLAGVGDPVFWFTIRPMLGALGASLALSGNILGPILFFVAWNVIRWGFMWYTQEFGYKAGSKITDDLSGGLLQDITKGASILGMFVLAALVQRWVNIQFAPIVSKVKLDEGAYIDWSHLPQGAQGIKTALEQQQAGLALSEIKVTTLQNNLDNLIPGLAAVALTFLCMWLLKKKISPIIIILGLFVVGIGGHLIGLL; encoded by the coding sequence AGAGACCGTCTACGTGTAGCATGGCGCTCTACGTTCATTCAAGGTTCATGGAACTACGAACGTATGCAAAATGGTGGCTGGGCATTCTCTATGATTCCCGCTATTAAAAAATTATATAAAAGTAAAGAAGATCGTTCTGCGGCGCTAAAACGTCATTTAGAATTCTTTAATACACATCCATATATTGCATCTCCAATTCTTGGGGTAACGCTTGCGCTTGAAGAAGAACGTGCAAATGGTGCAGAAGTTGATGATGTAGCAATTCAAGGGGTTAAAGTTGGTATGATGGGACCTCTTGCTGGTGTTGGTGATCCAGTATTCTGGTTTACAATTCGTCCAATGTTAGGAGCATTAGGTGCTTCTCTTGCCTTGAGTGGAAACATTCTTGGACCTATCTTATTCTTTGTTGCTTGGAACGTAATTCGTTGGGGCTTCATGTGGTATACACAAGAATTCGGCTATAAAGCTGGTTCTAAAATCACTGATGACCTTTCTGGTGGATTATTACAAGACATTACAAAAGGTGCCTCGATACTCGGGATGTTCGTCCTCGCCGCCTTGGTGCAGAGATGGGTAAATATCCAGTTTGCTCCGATTGTCTCGAAAGTTAAATTAGATGAAGGTGCTTATATTGATTGGAGTCATCTTCCACAAGGCGCTCAAGGAATTAAAACTGCTTTAGAACAACAACAAGCAGGATTAGCTCTTTCTGAAATTAAAGTAACAACTTTGCAAAATAACTTGGATAACTTAATCCCAGGACTTGCAGCAGTAGCTCTTACATTCTTATGTATGTGGTTACTTAAGAAAAAAATCAGCCCAATTATCATCATTCTAGGTCTATTCGTAGTTGGTATTGGTGGTCACTTAATCGGGCTTCTGTAA
- a CDS encoding DUF956 family protein: MVQSINTKVDLTIDATAYTGLTDYGKIMIGDKGFEFFNSRDVRKFVQIPWEEVDQVIVSVMLKGKWIPRYAIKTKRNGTYTFASKKPKDVLRKIRVYVDPANMVSSLSFFDVMKRSFRSIFSKKKNKNK, encoded by the coding sequence TTGGTTCAATCGATTAATACAAAGGTAGACTTAACAATAGATGCCACTGCGTATACTGGACTTACAGATTACGGTAAAATTATGATTGGCGATAAAGGTTTTGAATTTTTCAACTCACGTGATGTGCGTAAATTCGTCCAAATTCCTTGGGAAGAAGTAGATCAAGTTATAGTATCAGTTATGCTAAAAGGCAAGTGGATTCCTCGCTATGCCATCAAAACAAAGCGCAACGGTACCTATACATTTGCTTCTAAAAAGCCTAAAGATGTTTTACGTAAGATAAGAGTTTATGTCGACCCAGCTAATATGGTGAGTTCGCTAAGTTTCTTTGATGTTATGAAGCGCTCGTTTCGGTCGATTTTTAGCAAGAAGAAAAACAAAAATAAATAA
- a CDS encoding DUF2200 domain-containing protein, giving the protein MKKPRIYTMSFASVYPLYIQKVEKKGRIKEEVDEIIFWLTGYNEDSLQQVIDKEIDFETFFEQAPKMNPNASLITGVICGYRVEEIEDKLMQQIRYLDKLIDELAKGKKMEKILRK; this is encoded by the coding sequence ATGAAAAAACCAAGAATTTACACAATGTCTTTCGCTAGTGTATACCCTCTGTACATCCAAAAAGTGGAGAAAAAAGGGCGCATAAAAGAAGAAGTAGACGAAATTATTTTCTGGTTAACAGGTTATAATGAAGATTCCTTACAACAAGTCATAGATAAAGAAATTGATTTTGAAACATTTTTCGAACAAGCTCCAAAAATGAATCCTAATGCGTCACTCATTACCGGAGTGATTTGCGGCTACCGAGTGGAAGAAATTGAAGATAAACTTATGCAACAAATACGTTATCTAGATAAATTAATTGATGAACTTGCTAAGGGGAAAAAGATGGAGAAAATATTAAGGAAATAA
- a CDS encoding polysaccharide pyruvyl transferase family protein, which yields MRPTNIYTPEDIYLKDRTGFNNGNLAYQYSIYRALWNDDVEIHADGLSSNPNLAEKINENYDVYVIPLADAFRDDFRPALRNYTALIRKLKIPVIVTGVGLRANYEPQLDEGFAFDEDVTNFVKAVLEKSTQIGVRGQITADYLKKLGFNEGIDYRVIGCPSLYTFGREIKIRDLHLTEQSPIAINASPTSSEIAIQFLNNLIPTYKNYNFIPQHLDEFHLMFAGGPDIISNMEGYPTNIEHKYYQEGRVKYFTNMPNWYEYMRNIDFSIGSRLHGNVIPTLVGTPNISFVQDARMRELASYHALTHVTIDDLKDISDIQELLNRVNLKSAEKVQARNFDNYIDFLDINGLEHIFKHDKNRKVAPMDELIQAIDFPTSPDPITKLNSSEMLNRIKTSANLLKERHDFSTKYRVNLVNNQLKDLKKTTSEQNKQNQLKISEFQQQNNHLKNDLKETKQKLQLTINKNHEMNDKIKYYQGTLNRKSIKLTLKVANSLAMAKHKITKK from the coding sequence ATGCGGCCTACAAATATTTATACACCTGAAGACATTTACTTAAAAGATCGAACTGGATTTAACAATGGTAATCTTGCTTATCAATACAGTATATATCGAGCTTTATGGAACGACGATGTAGAAATTCATGCAGATGGATTATCATCTAACCCTAATTTAGCAGAAAAGATTAATGAAAATTATGATGTCTATGTTATACCGTTAGCAGATGCTTTCCGAGATGACTTTAGGCCCGCACTCCGCAACTACACAGCACTCATTCGCAAATTGAAAATTCCAGTTATAGTGACCGGGGTTGGTTTGAGAGCAAATTATGAACCGCAGCTAGATGAAGGCTTTGCTTTTGATGAAGATGTCACCAATTTTGTTAAGGCAGTCTTAGAAAAATCTACCCAGATTGGGGTTCGCGGACAAATTACTGCAGATTACTTAAAAAAACTTGGCTTTAACGAGGGTATCGACTACAGAGTAATTGGTTGTCCTTCTCTTTATACTTTCGGACGAGAAATAAAAATAAGAGATCTTCACCTAACAGAGCAATCCCCTATTGCTATCAATGCATCTCCTACCTCTTCAGAAATTGCTATTCAATTCTTAAACAATCTAATTCCTACATACAAAAATTACAACTTCATTCCTCAACATCTAGATGAATTCCACTTAATGTTTGCGGGTGGCCCAGATATTATTAGTAATATGGAAGGTTATCCTACAAATATCGAACATAAATACTATCAAGAAGGTCGTGTAAAATATTTTACGAACATGCCGAATTGGTATGAATATATGAGAAATATTGATTTTAGCATTGGTTCTCGTTTACACGGGAACGTCATTCCTACTTTAGTCGGGACACCAAATATATCTTTTGTACAAGATGCTAGAATGCGCGAACTCGCTTCTTATCACGCGCTTACCCATGTCACCATAGATGACTTAAAGGATATTAGCGATATTCAAGAATTACTAAACAGAGTGAACCTAAAATCCGCCGAAAAAGTGCAAGCGCGCAATTTTGATAACTATATCGATTTTTTAGATATAAATGGCCTCGAGCATATTTTCAAACATGATAAAAACAGAAAAGTTGCTCCTATGGATGAACTTATCCAAGCTATTGATTTCCCAACAAGCCCCGATCCCATCACGAAATTAAACTCTTCAGAAATGTTAAACCGAATCAAAACCTCGGCTAATCTTTTAAAAGAAAGACATGATTTTAGCACAAAATACCGTGTCAATCTTGTAAATAATCAACTAAAAGATTTAAAAAAAACAACCTCAGAACAAAACAAACAAAACCAACTAAAAATAAGCGAATTCCAACAACAGAACAATCATCTGAAAAATGACCTTAAAGAAACCAAACAAAAATTACAACTTACAATCAATAAAAATCATGAAATGAATGATAAAATTAAGTACTATCAAGGAACACTAAACCGAAAATCCATAAAACTAACTTTAAAAGTCGCAAATTCACTAGCAATGGCTAAACATAAAATCACTAAAAAATAA